The bacterium region ACACGCACCAGTTCGAGGGTGAGCGAACGATCGATCGCCGCCTGTCGGTCGGTATCGGACTTGCTGAGCTTCATGAGCACTCCCTGCCCCGCCGCACGGGGCTTTACGTGGCCTATGCGGTCGCCTGCCCGAACCGCAAAGCCGGGAAGGCTGCTAAAGCTGTTCGATCCGGATCATCTGCGGATCGCCGACGATGAAGCCGTCACCCTTGATCGCCTGGAGGGCGTCGCGGACGGTCTGCTCCATGGTGGAGTGCGTGAGCAGCACCACCGTGCGGGACTCGGTCCCCGTCACGCCCGGCTCGCTAACACGCAAATCCGGACGCTGGATGACGCTTTCAAGCGAAATGCCGGCGGCACCCATGCGGGTAGCAATAGCGGCAAACGCGCCGGGCACATCCCTG contains the following coding sequences:
- a CDS encoding ACT domain-containing protein, which gives rise to SSVLSDILDIARGTRVPPLGVPSAELTPYRRAPIREHEGGYYIRLNVRDVPGAFAAIATRMGAAGISLESVIQRPDLRVSEPGVTGTESRTVVLLTHSTMEQTVRDALQAIKGDGFIVGDPQMIRIEQL